In the genome of Equus asinus isolate D_3611 breed Donkey chromosome 9, EquAss-T2T_v2, whole genome shotgun sequence, one region contains:
- the SEPTIN8 gene encoding septin-8 isoform X10: protein MNTLFNTTFETEEASHHEECVRLRPQTYDLQESNVQLKLTIVDAVGFGDQINKDESYRPIVDYIDAQFENYLQEELKIRRSLFDYHDTRIHVCLYFITPTGHSLKSLDLVTMKKLDSKVNIIPIIAKADTISKSELHKFKIKIMGELVSNGVQIYQFPTDDEAVAEINAVMNAHLPFAVVGSTEEVKVGNKLVRARQYPWGVVQVENENHCDFVKLREMLIRVNMEDLREQTHSRHYELYRRCKLEEMGFQDSDGDSQPFSLQETYEAKRKEFLSELQRKEEEMRQMFVNKVKETELELKEKERELHEKFEHLKRVHQEEKRKVEEKRRELEEETNAFNRRKDAVEALQSQALHATSQQPLRKDKDKKKASGWSSIYSVTIP from the exons ATGAACACGCTCTTCAACACGACCTTCGAGACTGAGGAAGCCAGTCACCATGAGGAGTGTGTGCGCCTGCGGCCCCAGACCTACGACCTCCAAGAGAGCAATGTGCAGCTCAAGCTGACCATCGTGGATGCTGTGGGCTTCGGGGATCAGATCAATAAGGATGAGAG TTACAGGCCTATAGTCGACTACATCGATGCGCAGTTTGAAAACTATCTGCAGGAGGAGCTGAAGATCCGCCGCTCGCTCTTTGACTACCATGACACCAGGATCCACGTATGCCTCTACTTCATCACTCCCACAGGGCACTCCCTCAAGTCCCTAGATCTGGTGACCATGAAGAAACTAGATAGCAAG GTGAACATCATTCCCATCATTGCCAAGGCTGACACCATCTCCAAGAGTGAGCTCCACAAGTTCAAGATCAAGATCATGGGCGAGCTAGTCAGCAATGGAGTCCAGATCTACCAGTTTCCCACTGATGATGAGGCTGTTGCAGAGATTAATGCAGTCATGAAT GCACACCTGCCCTTTGCCGTGGTGGGCAGCACCGAGGAGGTGAAGGTGGGGAACAAGCTGGTCCGAGCACGGCAGTACCCTTGGGGAGTGGTGCAGG TGGAGAATGAGAATCACTGTGACTTCGTGAAGCTCCGGGAGATGCTGATCCGGGTGAACATGGAGGACCTCCGTGAGCAGACCCACAGTCGGCACTATGAGCTCTACCGGCGCTGCAAATTGGAGGAGATGGGCTTCCAGGACAGTGACGGTGACAGCCAGCCCTTCAG CCTACAGGAGACATATGAGGCGAAGAGGAAGGAGTTCCTGAGTGAgctgcagaggaaggaggaagagatgagGCAGATGTTCGTCAACAAAGTGAAGGAGACGGAGCTGGAgttgaaggagaaggaaagggag CTCCACGAGAAGTTTGAGCACCTGAAGCGGGTCCACCAGGAGGAGAAGCGCAAGGTGGAGGAAAAGCGCCGGGAACTGGAGGAGGAGACCAATGCCTTCAACCGCAGGAAGGATGCGGTGGAGGCCCTTCAGTCTCAGGCCTTGCACGCCACCTCGCAGCAGCCCCTGAGGAAGGACAAGGACAAGAAGAA agcCAGTGGCTGGTCTTCCATTTACAGTGTCACTATTCCTTGA
- the SEPTIN8 gene encoding septin-8 isoform X17 gives MNTLFNTTFETEEASHHEECVRLRPQTYDLQESNVQLKLTIVDAVGFGDQINKDERPIVDYIDAQFENYLQEELKIRRSLFDYHDTRIHVCLYFITPTGHSLKSLDLVTMKKLDSKVNIIPIIAKADTISKSELHKFKIKIMGELVSNGVQIYQFPTDDEAVAEINAVMNAHLPFAVVGSTEEVKVGNKLVRARQYPWGVVQVENENHCDFVKLREMLIRVNMEDLREQTHSRHYELYRRCKLEEMGFQDSDGDSQPFSLQETYEAKRKEFLSELQRKEEEMRQMFVNKVKETELELKEKERELHEKFEHLKRVHQEEKRKVEEKRRELEEETNAFNRRKDAVEALQSQALHATSQQPLRKDKDKKN, from the exons ATGAACACGCTCTTCAACACGACCTTCGAGACTGAGGAAGCCAGTCACCATGAGGAGTGTGTGCGCCTGCGGCCCCAGACCTACGACCTCCAAGAGAGCAATGTGCAGCTCAAGCTGACCATCGTGGATGCTGTGGGCTTCGGGGATCAGATCAATAAGGATGAGAG GCCTATAGTCGACTACATCGATGCGCAGTTTGAAAACTATCTGCAGGAGGAGCTGAAGATCCGCCGCTCGCTCTTTGACTACCATGACACCAGGATCCACGTATGCCTCTACTTCATCACTCCCACAGGGCACTCCCTCAAGTCCCTAGATCTGGTGACCATGAAGAAACTAGATAGCAAG GTGAACATCATTCCCATCATTGCCAAGGCTGACACCATCTCCAAGAGTGAGCTCCACAAGTTCAAGATCAAGATCATGGGCGAGCTAGTCAGCAATGGAGTCCAGATCTACCAGTTTCCCACTGATGATGAGGCTGTTGCAGAGATTAATGCAGTCATGAAT GCACACCTGCCCTTTGCCGTGGTGGGCAGCACCGAGGAGGTGAAGGTGGGGAACAAGCTGGTCCGAGCACGGCAGTACCCTTGGGGAGTGGTGCAGG TGGAGAATGAGAATCACTGTGACTTCGTGAAGCTCCGGGAGATGCTGATCCGGGTGAACATGGAGGACCTCCGTGAGCAGACCCACAGTCGGCACTATGAGCTCTACCGGCGCTGCAAATTGGAGGAGATGGGCTTCCAGGACAGTGACGGTGACAGCCAGCCCTTCAG CCTACAGGAGACATATGAGGCGAAGAGGAAGGAGTTCCTGAGTGAgctgcagaggaaggaggaagagatgagGCAGATGTTCGTCAACAAAGTGAAGGAGACGGAGCTGGAgttgaaggagaaggaaagggag CTCCACGAGAAGTTTGAGCACCTGAAGCGGGTCCACCAGGAGGAGAAGCGCAAGGTGGAGGAAAAGCGCCGGGAACTGGAGGAGGAGACCAATGCCTTCAACCGCAGGAAGGATGCGGTGGAGGCCCTTCAGTCTCAGGCCTTGCACGCCACCTCGCAGCAGCCCCTGAGGAAGGACAAGGACAAGAAGAA ttaa
- the SEPTIN8 gene encoding septin-8 isoform X22 gives MNTLFNTTFETEEASHHEECVRLRPQTYDLQESNVQLKLTIVDAVGFGDQINKDESYRPIVDYIDAQFENYLQEELKIRRSLFDYHDTRIHVCLYFITPTGHSLKSLDLVTMKKLDSKVNIIPIIAKADTISKSELHKFKIKIMGELVSNGVQIYQFPTDDEAVAEINAVMNAHLPFAVVGSTEEVKVGNKLVRARQYPWGVVQVENENHCDFVKLREMLIRVNMEDLREQTHSRHYELYRRCKLEEMGFQDSDGDSQPFSLQETYEAKRKEFLSELQRKEEEMRQMFVNKVKETELELKEKERELHEKFEHLKRVHQEEKRKVEEKRRELEEETNAFNRRKDAVEALQSQALHATSQQPLRKDKDKKN, from the exons ATGAACACGCTCTTCAACACGACCTTCGAGACTGAGGAAGCCAGTCACCATGAGGAGTGTGTGCGCCTGCGGCCCCAGACCTACGACCTCCAAGAGAGCAATGTGCAGCTCAAGCTGACCATCGTGGATGCTGTGGGCTTCGGGGATCAGATCAATAAGGATGAGAG TTACAGGCCTATAGTCGACTACATCGATGCGCAGTTTGAAAACTATCTGCAGGAGGAGCTGAAGATCCGCCGCTCGCTCTTTGACTACCATGACACCAGGATCCACGTATGCCTCTACTTCATCACTCCCACAGGGCACTCCCTCAAGTCCCTAGATCTGGTGACCATGAAGAAACTAGATAGCAAG GTGAACATCATTCCCATCATTGCCAAGGCTGACACCATCTCCAAGAGTGAGCTCCACAAGTTCAAGATCAAGATCATGGGCGAGCTAGTCAGCAATGGAGTCCAGATCTACCAGTTTCCCACTGATGATGAGGCTGTTGCAGAGATTAATGCAGTCATGAAT GCACACCTGCCCTTTGCCGTGGTGGGCAGCACCGAGGAGGTGAAGGTGGGGAACAAGCTGGTCCGAGCACGGCAGTACCCTTGGGGAGTGGTGCAGG TGGAGAATGAGAATCACTGTGACTTCGTGAAGCTCCGGGAGATGCTGATCCGGGTGAACATGGAGGACCTCCGTGAGCAGACCCACAGTCGGCACTATGAGCTCTACCGGCGCTGCAAATTGGAGGAGATGGGCTTCCAGGACAGTGACGGTGACAGCCAGCCCTTCAG CCTACAGGAGACATATGAGGCGAAGAGGAAGGAGTTCCTGAGTGAgctgcagaggaaggaggaagagatgagGCAGATGTTCGTCAACAAAGTGAAGGAGACGGAGCTGGAgttgaaggagaaggaaagggag CTCCACGAGAAGTTTGAGCACCTGAAGCGGGTCCACCAGGAGGAGAAGCGCAAGGTGGAGGAAAAGCGCCGGGAACTGGAGGAGGAGACCAATGCCTTCAACCGCAGGAAGGATGCGGTGGAGGCCCTTCAGTCTCAGGCCTTGCACGCCACCTCGCAGCAGCCCCTGAGGAAGGACAAGGACAAGAAGAA ttaa
- the SEPTIN8 gene encoding septin-8 isoform X11, giving the protein MNTLFNTTFETEEASHHEECVRLRPQTYDLQESNVQLKLTIVDAVGFGDQINKDERPIVDYIDAQFENYLQEELKIRRSLFDYHDTRIHVCLYFITPTGHSLKSLDLVTMKKLDSKVNIIPIIAKADTISKSELHKFKIKIMGELVSNGVQIYQFPTDDEAVAEINAVMNAHLPFAVVGSTEEVKVGNKLVRARQYPWGVVQVENENHCDFVKLREMLIRVNMEDLREQTHSRHYELYRRCKLEEMGFQDSDGDSQPFSLQETYEAKRKEFLSELQRKEEEMRQMFVNKVKETELELKEKERELHEKFEHLKRVHQEEKRKVEEKRRELEEETNAFNRRKDAVEALQSQALHATSQQPLRKDKDKKKASGWSSIYSVTIP; this is encoded by the exons ATGAACACGCTCTTCAACACGACCTTCGAGACTGAGGAAGCCAGTCACCATGAGGAGTGTGTGCGCCTGCGGCCCCAGACCTACGACCTCCAAGAGAGCAATGTGCAGCTCAAGCTGACCATCGTGGATGCTGTGGGCTTCGGGGATCAGATCAATAAGGATGAGAG GCCTATAGTCGACTACATCGATGCGCAGTTTGAAAACTATCTGCAGGAGGAGCTGAAGATCCGCCGCTCGCTCTTTGACTACCATGACACCAGGATCCACGTATGCCTCTACTTCATCACTCCCACAGGGCACTCCCTCAAGTCCCTAGATCTGGTGACCATGAAGAAACTAGATAGCAAG GTGAACATCATTCCCATCATTGCCAAGGCTGACACCATCTCCAAGAGTGAGCTCCACAAGTTCAAGATCAAGATCATGGGCGAGCTAGTCAGCAATGGAGTCCAGATCTACCAGTTTCCCACTGATGATGAGGCTGTTGCAGAGATTAATGCAGTCATGAAT GCACACCTGCCCTTTGCCGTGGTGGGCAGCACCGAGGAGGTGAAGGTGGGGAACAAGCTGGTCCGAGCACGGCAGTACCCTTGGGGAGTGGTGCAGG TGGAGAATGAGAATCACTGTGACTTCGTGAAGCTCCGGGAGATGCTGATCCGGGTGAACATGGAGGACCTCCGTGAGCAGACCCACAGTCGGCACTATGAGCTCTACCGGCGCTGCAAATTGGAGGAGATGGGCTTCCAGGACAGTGACGGTGACAGCCAGCCCTTCAG CCTACAGGAGACATATGAGGCGAAGAGGAAGGAGTTCCTGAGTGAgctgcagaggaaggaggaagagatgagGCAGATGTTCGTCAACAAAGTGAAGGAGACGGAGCTGGAgttgaaggagaaggaaagggag CTCCACGAGAAGTTTGAGCACCTGAAGCGGGTCCACCAGGAGGAGAAGCGCAAGGTGGAGGAAAAGCGCCGGGAACTGGAGGAGGAGACCAATGCCTTCAACCGCAGGAAGGATGCGGTGGAGGCCCTTCAGTCTCAGGCCTTGCACGCCACCTCGCAGCAGCCCCTGAGGAAGGACAAGGACAAGAAGAA agcCAGTGGCTGGTCTTCCATTTACAGTGTCACTATTCCTTGA
- the SEPTIN8 gene encoding septin-8 isoform X3, translating to MNTLFNTTFETEEASHHEECVRLRPQTYDLQESNVQLKLTIVDAVGFGDQINKDERPIVDYIDAQFENYLQEELKIRRSLFDYHDTRIHVCLYFITPTGHSLKSLDLVTMKKLDSKVNIIPIIAKADTISKSELHKFKIKIMGELVSNGVQIYQFPTDDEAVAEINAVMNAHLPFAVVGSTEEVKVGNKLVRARQYPWGVVQVENENHCDFVKLREMLIRVNMEDLREQTHSRHYELYRRCKLEEMGFQDSDGDSQPFSLQETYEAKRKEFLSELQRKEEEMRQMFVNKVKETELELKEKERELHEKFEHLKRVHQEEKRKVEEKRRELEEETNAFNRRKDAVEALQSQALHATSQQPLRKDKDKKNRSDIGVHQSGMSLSSSKVMMTKASVEPLNCSSWWPTIQCCSCLVRDATWREGFL from the exons ATGAACACGCTCTTCAACACGACCTTCGAGACTGAGGAAGCCAGTCACCATGAGGAGTGTGTGCGCCTGCGGCCCCAGACCTACGACCTCCAAGAGAGCAATGTGCAGCTCAAGCTGACCATCGTGGATGCTGTGGGCTTCGGGGATCAGATCAATAAGGATGAGAG GCCTATAGTCGACTACATCGATGCGCAGTTTGAAAACTATCTGCAGGAGGAGCTGAAGATCCGCCGCTCGCTCTTTGACTACCATGACACCAGGATCCACGTATGCCTCTACTTCATCACTCCCACAGGGCACTCCCTCAAGTCCCTAGATCTGGTGACCATGAAGAAACTAGATAGCAAG GTGAACATCATTCCCATCATTGCCAAGGCTGACACCATCTCCAAGAGTGAGCTCCACAAGTTCAAGATCAAGATCATGGGCGAGCTAGTCAGCAATGGAGTCCAGATCTACCAGTTTCCCACTGATGATGAGGCTGTTGCAGAGATTAATGCAGTCATGAAT GCACACCTGCCCTTTGCCGTGGTGGGCAGCACCGAGGAGGTGAAGGTGGGGAACAAGCTGGTCCGAGCACGGCAGTACCCTTGGGGAGTGGTGCAGG TGGAGAATGAGAATCACTGTGACTTCGTGAAGCTCCGGGAGATGCTGATCCGGGTGAACATGGAGGACCTCCGTGAGCAGACCCACAGTCGGCACTATGAGCTCTACCGGCGCTGCAAATTGGAGGAGATGGGCTTCCAGGACAGTGACGGTGACAGCCAGCCCTTCAG CCTACAGGAGACATATGAGGCGAAGAGGAAGGAGTTCCTGAGTGAgctgcagaggaaggaggaagagatgagGCAGATGTTCGTCAACAAAGTGAAGGAGACGGAGCTGGAgttgaaggagaaggaaagggag CTCCACGAGAAGTTTGAGCACCTGAAGCGGGTCCACCAGGAGGAGAAGCGCAAGGTGGAGGAAAAGCGCCGGGAACTGGAGGAGGAGACCAATGCCTTCAACCGCAGGAAGGATGCGGTGGAGGCCCTTCAGTCTCAGGCCTTGCACGCCACCTCGCAGCAGCCCCTGAGGAAGGACAAGGACAAGAAGAA CAGATCAGATATAGGAGTCCACCAGTCGGGCATGAGCCTCTCCAGCTCTAAGGTGATGATGACCAAAGCCAGTGTGGAGCCCTTGAACTGCAGCAGCTGGTGGCCCACCATACAGTGCTGCAGCTGCCTGGTCAGGGACGCGACGTGGAGGGAAGGATTCCTCTGA
- the SEPTIN8 gene encoding septin-8 isoform X1, which produces MNTLFNTTFETEEASHHEECVRLRPQTYDLQESNVQLKLTIVDAVGFGDQINKDESYRPIVDYIDAQFENYLQEELKIRRSLFDYHDTRIHVCLYFITPTGHSLKSLDLVTMKKLDSKVNIIPIIAKADTISKSELHKFKIKIMGELVSNGVQIYQFPTDDEAVAEINAVMNAHLPFAVVGSTEEVKVGNKLVRARQYPWGVVQVENENHCDFVKLREMLIRVNMEDLREQTHSRHYELYRRCKLEEMGFQDSDGDSQPFSLQETYEAKRKEFLSELQRKEEEMRQMFVNKVKETELELKEKERELHEKFEHLKRVHQEEKRKVEEKRRELEEETNAFNRRKDAVEALQSQALHATSQQPLRKDKDKKNRSDIGVHQSGMSLSSSKVMMTKASVEPLNCSSWWPTIQCCSCLVRDATWREGFL; this is translated from the exons ATGAACACGCTCTTCAACACGACCTTCGAGACTGAGGAAGCCAGTCACCATGAGGAGTGTGTGCGCCTGCGGCCCCAGACCTACGACCTCCAAGAGAGCAATGTGCAGCTCAAGCTGACCATCGTGGATGCTGTGGGCTTCGGGGATCAGATCAATAAGGATGAGAG TTACAGGCCTATAGTCGACTACATCGATGCGCAGTTTGAAAACTATCTGCAGGAGGAGCTGAAGATCCGCCGCTCGCTCTTTGACTACCATGACACCAGGATCCACGTATGCCTCTACTTCATCACTCCCACAGGGCACTCCCTCAAGTCCCTAGATCTGGTGACCATGAAGAAACTAGATAGCAAG GTGAACATCATTCCCATCATTGCCAAGGCTGACACCATCTCCAAGAGTGAGCTCCACAAGTTCAAGATCAAGATCATGGGCGAGCTAGTCAGCAATGGAGTCCAGATCTACCAGTTTCCCACTGATGATGAGGCTGTTGCAGAGATTAATGCAGTCATGAAT GCACACCTGCCCTTTGCCGTGGTGGGCAGCACCGAGGAGGTGAAGGTGGGGAACAAGCTGGTCCGAGCACGGCAGTACCCTTGGGGAGTGGTGCAGG TGGAGAATGAGAATCACTGTGACTTCGTGAAGCTCCGGGAGATGCTGATCCGGGTGAACATGGAGGACCTCCGTGAGCAGACCCACAGTCGGCACTATGAGCTCTACCGGCGCTGCAAATTGGAGGAGATGGGCTTCCAGGACAGTGACGGTGACAGCCAGCCCTTCAG CCTACAGGAGACATATGAGGCGAAGAGGAAGGAGTTCCTGAGTGAgctgcagaggaaggaggaagagatgagGCAGATGTTCGTCAACAAAGTGAAGGAGACGGAGCTGGAgttgaaggagaaggaaagggag CTCCACGAGAAGTTTGAGCACCTGAAGCGGGTCCACCAGGAGGAGAAGCGCAAGGTGGAGGAAAAGCGCCGGGAACTGGAGGAGGAGACCAATGCCTTCAACCGCAGGAAGGATGCGGTGGAGGCCCTTCAGTCTCAGGCCTTGCACGCCACCTCGCAGCAGCCCCTGAGGAAGGACAAGGACAAGAAGAA CAGATCAGATATAGGAGTCCACCAGTCGGGCATGAGCCTCTCCAGCTCTAAGGTGATGATGACCAAAGCCAGTGTGGAGCCCTTGAACTGCAGCAGCTGGTGGCCCACCATACAGTGCTGCAGCTGCCTGGTCAGGGACGCGACGTGGAGGGAAGGATTCCTCTGA
- the SEPTIN8 gene encoding septin-8 isoform X2, with product MNTLFNTTFETEEASHHEECVRLRPQTYDLQESNVQLKLTIVDAVGFGDQINKDESYRPIVDYIDAQFENYLQEELKIRRSLFDYHDTRIHVCLYFITPTGHSLKSLDLVTMKKLDSKVNIIPIIAKADTISKSELHKFKIKIMGELVSNGVQIYQFPTDDEAVAEINAVMNAHLPFAVVGSTEEVKVGNKLVRARQYPWGVVQVENENHCDFVKLREMLIRVNMEDLREQTHSRHYELYRRCKLEEMGFQDSDGDSQPFSLQETYEAKRKEFLSELQRKEEEMRQMFVNKVKETELELKEKERELHEKFEHLKRVHQEEKRKVEEKRRELEEETNAFNRRKDAVEALQSQALHATSQQPLRKDKDKKKSDIGVHQSGMSLSSSKVMMTKASVEPLNCSSWWPTIQCCSCLVRDATWREGFL from the exons ATGAACACGCTCTTCAACACGACCTTCGAGACTGAGGAAGCCAGTCACCATGAGGAGTGTGTGCGCCTGCGGCCCCAGACCTACGACCTCCAAGAGAGCAATGTGCAGCTCAAGCTGACCATCGTGGATGCTGTGGGCTTCGGGGATCAGATCAATAAGGATGAGAG TTACAGGCCTATAGTCGACTACATCGATGCGCAGTTTGAAAACTATCTGCAGGAGGAGCTGAAGATCCGCCGCTCGCTCTTTGACTACCATGACACCAGGATCCACGTATGCCTCTACTTCATCACTCCCACAGGGCACTCCCTCAAGTCCCTAGATCTGGTGACCATGAAGAAACTAGATAGCAAG GTGAACATCATTCCCATCATTGCCAAGGCTGACACCATCTCCAAGAGTGAGCTCCACAAGTTCAAGATCAAGATCATGGGCGAGCTAGTCAGCAATGGAGTCCAGATCTACCAGTTTCCCACTGATGATGAGGCTGTTGCAGAGATTAATGCAGTCATGAAT GCACACCTGCCCTTTGCCGTGGTGGGCAGCACCGAGGAGGTGAAGGTGGGGAACAAGCTGGTCCGAGCACGGCAGTACCCTTGGGGAGTGGTGCAGG TGGAGAATGAGAATCACTGTGACTTCGTGAAGCTCCGGGAGATGCTGATCCGGGTGAACATGGAGGACCTCCGTGAGCAGACCCACAGTCGGCACTATGAGCTCTACCGGCGCTGCAAATTGGAGGAGATGGGCTTCCAGGACAGTGACGGTGACAGCCAGCCCTTCAG CCTACAGGAGACATATGAGGCGAAGAGGAAGGAGTTCCTGAGTGAgctgcagaggaaggaggaagagatgagGCAGATGTTCGTCAACAAAGTGAAGGAGACGGAGCTGGAgttgaaggagaaggaaagggag CTCCACGAGAAGTTTGAGCACCTGAAGCGGGTCCACCAGGAGGAGAAGCGCAAGGTGGAGGAAAAGCGCCGGGAACTGGAGGAGGAGACCAATGCCTTCAACCGCAGGAAGGATGCGGTGGAGGCCCTTCAGTCTCAGGCCTTGCACGCCACCTCGCAGCAGCCCCTGAGGAAGGACAAGGACAAGAAGAA ATCAGATATAGGAGTCCACCAGTCGGGCATGAGCCTCTCCAGCTCTAAGGTGATGATGACCAAAGCCAGTGTGGAGCCCTTGAACTGCAGCAGCTGGTGGCCCACCATACAGTGCTGCAGCTGCCTGGTCAGGGACGCGACGTGGAGGGAAGGATTCCTCTGA